In Oceanobacillus sp. FSL K6-2867, one DNA window encodes the following:
- the map gene encoding type I methionyl aminopeptidase, whose amino-acid sequence MITRKSKREIEQMQAAGDVLVACHKALAEMIKPGVTTMEIDEFVEKFLAERGATPEQKGYNGYPYAICASINDEICHGFPRDEKLKDGDIVTIDMVVNLNGGLADSAWTYAVGEVDGVGKRLMEVTKTALYKGIEQAQVGNRIGDIGHAIQTYAEGEGFSVVRDFTGHGIGPTIHEDPHIPHFGLPNKGLRLKEGMVITIEPMINEGSWESQMDANNWTARTIDKGRSAQYEHTIVITKDGPLLTTDQDKK is encoded by the coding sequence ATGATTACAAGAAAAAGTAAACGTGAGATCGAGCAAATGCAAGCTGCAGGTGATGTACTTGTTGCATGTCATAAAGCTTTAGCCGAAATGATAAAGCCCGGTGTTACAACAATGGAAATTGATGAATTTGTTGAAAAGTTCCTGGCTGAACGAGGCGCCACACCAGAACAAAAAGGCTATAATGGCTACCCGTATGCAATCTGTGCATCGATTAATGATGAAATATGCCATGGCTTTCCAAGGGACGAAAAATTAAAAGATGGAGATATCGTTACCATTGATATGGTTGTCAACCTCAATGGCGGCTTAGCTGATTCAGCATGGACGTATGCAGTTGGAGAAGTCGATGGTGTAGGAAAACGTCTTATGGAGGTTACGAAAACAGCGCTATATAAAGGAATTGAACAAGCACAGGTAGGAAATCGTATTGGGGACATTGGTCATGCGATTCAAACGTACGCAGAAGGAGAGGGGTTTTCTGTGGTTCGTGACTTTACGGGACATGGAATTGGACCAACCATTCATGAGGATCCGCATATTCCGCATTTCGGCTTGCCTAATAAAGGGTTACGCCTTAAAGAGGGCATGGTTATCACCATTGAACCAATGATCAATGAGGGAAGCTGGGAAAGTCAAATGGATGCGAATAACTGGACGGCGAGAACAATCGATAAAGGTCGCTCGGCACAATATGAGCATACGATTGTAATTACAAAGGACGGACCGCTGTTAACAACGGATCAAGACAAGAAATAA
- the nhaC gene encoding Na+/H+ antiporter NhaC: MIPINPKHQPLFIEAIFFFILIIGLISYFIIGLKTVPHIPILIGIFILIAYGLLKKISFKDLQNAMISGSQSGMGAIFLFFLIGILISSWIVSGTIPALINAGFTIIGGTWFYGIVFAVTAIIGVALGSSLTTTATVGVAFIGMAGAMEVSLAITAGAIVSGAFFGDKMSPLSDTTNLASSIVGVDLFEHIRHISLTTIPAFIISFILFILLSPEQSTSLQSIATYQEALQASGLIHWLSWIPLIVLVICTIIKVQAFIALTISSLTATFLARIISEHTWSEIWAYWFNGYTGTTNFEPVNELLSKGGIDSMLFTISLVILALSFGGLLFVTGIIPAMLAAFQEKLRKARSIIGATAATAIGVNVLIGEQYLSILLTGETFKTVYEKAGLTKKALSRSLEDAGTVINPLVPWSVCGVFIADVLGVSVLEYLPFAFFCLLSPVITVLFGAKTATLKKQM; the protein is encoded by the coding sequence ATGATTCCCATTAACCCAAAACATCAGCCTTTATTTATTGAAGCCATTTTCTTTTTTATACTTATCATTGGTTTAATCAGCTACTTTATCATTGGATTAAAGACTGTGCCACATATCCCTATTTTAATCGGTATATTTATACTGATCGCATACGGTTTACTTAAAAAAATCTCATTTAAAGATCTGCAAAATGCCATGATTTCAGGTTCACAATCGGGAATGGGAGCTATTTTCTTATTCTTCCTAATTGGTATTCTAATCAGCAGTTGGATTGTTAGTGGCACTATTCCAGCATTAATTAATGCTGGGTTCACTATCATTGGAGGTACTTGGTTTTATGGAATTGTCTTTGCAGTAACTGCAATTATAGGAGTAGCACTCGGTAGTTCACTAACGACTACTGCAACAGTCGGAGTTGCTTTTATTGGAATGGCAGGAGCCATGGAAGTTTCCTTAGCTATTACAGCAGGAGCAATCGTTTCTGGTGCTTTTTTCGGTGATAAAATGTCACCGCTGTCCGATACAACCAATCTTGCCTCCAGTATTGTTGGAGTGGATTTATTCGAGCATATCAGGCATATCAGTCTAACAACGATACCAGCTTTTATTATTTCGTTTATTTTATTTATTTTATTATCACCAGAACAAAGCACCTCGTTACAAAGCATCGCGACTTATCAAGAGGCGTTACAGGCTTCTGGCTTAATTCACTGGTTATCTTGGATTCCATTAATTGTTCTCGTTATTTGCACGATTATTAAAGTCCAGGCATTTATTGCATTAACCATCAGCAGCTTAACGGCAACATTTTTAGCTCGAATAATAAGTGAACATACTTGGTCAGAAATTTGGGCGTATTGGTTTAATGGCTACACAGGAACTACAAATTTTGAACCGGTTAATGAACTGCTGTCCAAAGGCGGCATAGACAGTATGCTCTTTACGATTTCACTCGTTATTTTGGCATTAAGCTTTGGTGGCCTATTATTTGTAACTGGGATTATTCCCGCTATGCTAGCAGCTTTTCAGGAAAAATTACGTAAAGCACGATCTATTATCGGTGCAACTGCCGCAACAGCAATTGGAGTAAACGTTCTGATCGGTGAACAATATTTATCTATTTTGTTAACTGGCGAAACATTTAAAACGGTCTATGAAAAAGCTGGTCTGACTAAAAAAGCTCTTTCTAGATCTTTGGAAGATGCAGGAACTGTGATTAATCCACTCGTTCCTTGGAGTGTTTGCGGTGTATTTATTGCAGATGTACTCGGTGTTTCTGTTCTTGAATATTTGCCATTTGCATTCTTCTGCCTGCTTAGCCCTGTAATAACTGTTTTATTTGGAGCAAAAACAGCGACATTGAAAAAACAGATGTAA
- a CDS encoding bifunctional cystathionine gamma-lyase/homocysteine desulfhydrase: protein MRAKTKMIHGGITGDEQTGAVSVPVYQVSTYKQEEAGKHRGYEYSRTGNPTRHALETVIADLENGKAGFAFGSGMGAMTSVMMLFNAGDHVVLTDDVYGGSYRLMSKVLNRFDLGHTFTNTSSAEAVEAAIQENTRAIFVETPTNPLLKITDIRKMAEIARKHDVLLIVDNTFATPYWQRPLDLGADIVLHSATKYIGGHSDVVAGLVIVNTEELAEQLHFIQNSVGAVLGPQDSWLIMRGIKTLAIRMEAIEANTKKIVSFLEKHESVSTIYYPGRERHPGHEIAKEQTTGFGGMVSFDVGSAEKADEVLGKVNYFTLAESLGAVESLISVPAKMTHASIPAERRKELGITDGLIRISVGIEDADDLIDDLKFALSNKQEQLI from the coding sequence ATGCGAGCAAAAACGAAAATGATTCATGGTGGTATAACGGGGGATGAACAAACAGGAGCTGTTTCTGTGCCGGTTTATCAAGTAAGTACGTATAAGCAGGAGGAAGCAGGTAAGCATCGAGGGTATGAATATTCAAGAACAGGCAATCCTACTCGCCATGCCCTGGAGACAGTGATTGCCGACCTTGAAAATGGCAAAGCAGGCTTTGCCTTTGGTTCAGGAATGGGTGCTATGACATCTGTTATGATGTTATTTAACGCTGGAGATCATGTTGTATTAACTGACGATGTCTATGGTGGCTCTTATCGTTTGATGTCAAAAGTGCTTAATCGTTTTGATTTAGGGCACACGTTTACTAACACAAGCTCTGCTGAAGCAGTTGAAGCTGCCATACAAGAGAATACAAGGGCAATATTTGTAGAAACACCTACAAATCCATTATTGAAGATTACGGATATTCGAAAAATGGCAGAGATTGCAAGAAAGCATGATGTACTTTTGATTGTGGATAATACGTTTGCAACACCGTATTGGCAGCGTCCATTAGATTTAGGTGCAGATATTGTACTTCACAGTGCAACGAAGTATATCGGGGGACATAGTGATGTTGTGGCTGGGTTAGTGATTGTAAACACAGAAGAGCTTGCAGAACAGCTTCATTTTATCCAAAATTCAGTTGGTGCTGTACTTGGACCGCAGGATTCCTGGCTCATTATGCGAGGGATTAAAACACTGGCTATTCGGATGGAAGCAATTGAGGCAAATACGAAAAAAATCGTTTCGTTTCTGGAAAAACACGAAAGTGTCTCCACTATTTATTATCCGGGACGTGAGCGTCACCCAGGACATGAAATTGCTAAGGAGCAGACAACTGGGTTTGGCGGAATGGTGTCATTTGATGTTGGAAGTGCTGAAAAAGCAGATGAAGTACTTGGTAAGGTAAACTATTTTACATTAGCCGAAAGTCTTGGTGCTGTCGAAAGCTTGATTTCTGTCCCAGCTAAAATGACACATGCTTCAATTCCCGCTGAGCGGAGAAAAGAGCTTGGAATTACAGATGGATTAATTCGTATATCGGTTGGAATTGAGGATGCTGATGACTTAATTGATGATTTAAAATTTGCATTAAGCAATAAACAGGAACAGCTCATTTAA
- a CDS encoding YjcZ family sporulation protein — MGKDVGGESKGFGSGGFALLVVLFILLIIIGTAYTGGGNGGYCC; from the coding sequence ATGGGTAAAGATGTTGGTGGAGAAAGCAAAGGTTTCGGCTCTGGCGGTTTCGCTTTGTTAGTCGTATTATTCATTTTATTAATAATCATTGGCACCGCTTATACAGGCGGAGGCAATGGTGGGTACTGTTGCTAA
- a CDS encoding dipeptidase has product MSEKALDYLKDNRERLLNKLSDFLAIPSVSTDSAYKEDVNRAADFIVTYLKEIGFDEIEKQETEGHPLVYAAYNGAGEDAPTVLFYGHYDVQPVDPIDQWKSDPFQAEVRDGRLYARGSSDDKGQVFMHLAVFEAYMKTEGKLPLNVKVCIEGEEEIGSENLYNILQKKKEQFQADFAVISDSGMAAKNQPTILYGLKGFTGIEITVNGPDHDLHSGMYGGAVRNPIIALSHILASMKDENEVITVDGFYDDVEPLSDAERKLMEQAPSEDFAKATGIPETVSEKGYTAKEHTMGRPTFEINGIYGGYQGEGTKTIIPSSATAKITCRLVPGQDPNEIQSLLEAHVNKVAPAGVTVEVKKEKLSSKAYKVEPNHPLIKKAATSYTKAFGKETIFIRMGGSIPVVEWIEKIYNMPIVLLGFGTPEDRLHSPNESFPLDSFDKGMETLVYYWHEINK; this is encoded by the coding sequence ATGAGTGAAAAAGCTTTGGACTATTTGAAGGACAACCGAGAACGTTTATTAAACAAATTAAGTGATTTCCTGGCGATTCCGAGTGTAAGCACCGATAGCGCATATAAAGAAGATGTCAATCGGGCGGCAGACTTTATTGTTACATATTTAAAGGAGATTGGCTTTGATGAGATAGAAAAGCAGGAGACAGAAGGACATCCGCTTGTATATGCTGCCTACAATGGAGCAGGGGAAGATGCGCCAACAGTACTTTTTTATGGACATTATGATGTTCAGCCAGTGGATCCGATAGATCAATGGAAAAGTGATCCTTTTCAGGCAGAGGTTAGAGATGGCCGCCTGTATGCACGTGGTTCAAGTGATGATAAGGGACAAGTATTTATGCACTTGGCAGTATTTGAAGCGTACATGAAAACAGAAGGAAAATTGCCTCTCAATGTAAAAGTTTGTATTGAAGGGGAAGAAGAAATTGGAAGCGAGAATTTATATAACATTTTACAAAAGAAAAAAGAGCAATTCCAAGCAGATTTTGCAGTTATTTCTGATTCCGGTATGGCTGCGAAAAATCAGCCTACGATACTATATGGGTTAAAAGGATTTACAGGCATTGAAATCACTGTAAATGGACCTGACCATGATTTGCATTCTGGGATGTATGGTGGGGCAGTAAGGAATCCAATTATCGCATTAAGCCATATCCTCGCATCGATGAAGGATGAAAATGAAGTAATCACAGTAGATGGCTTCTATGACGATGTAGAGCCATTGAGTGATGCGGAAAGAAAATTAATGGAACAGGCTCCTAGTGAGGATTTTGCAAAAGCAACTGGTATACCTGAAACTGTATCTGAAAAAGGATATACGGCAAAAGAACATACGATGGGGCGTCCGACATTTGAAATAAATGGAATTTACGGAGGGTATCAAGGGGAAGGAACGAAAACAATCATCCCGTCTTCTGCAACTGCAAAAATAACTTGCAGACTTGTTCCAGGACAAGACCCGAACGAGATTCAAAGCTTACTGGAAGCACATGTAAATAAGGTTGCTCCAGCAGGCGTGACAGTAGAAGTGAAAAAAGAAAAACTATCATCTAAAGCATATAAAGTGGAGCCAAATCATCCGCTTATTAAAAAGGCAGCAACTAGCTATACGAAGGCTTTCGGCAAGGAAACCATATTCATTCGCATGGGAGGTTCGATCCCTGTTGTCGAATGGATAGAAAAAATCTACAATATGCCAATTGTTTTATTAGGGTTTGGAACACCAGAAGATCGATTGCATTCACCAAATGAAAGCTTCCCATTAGATAGCTTTGATAAGGGGATGGAAACACTCGTATACTATTGGCATGAAATTAATAAGTAA
- a CDS encoding cobalamin-binding protein, with protein MRVVSLCPSNTEVLAYLGKLDVLVGVDDYSDWPNMVLDLPKVGPDLSIDMDKVEALQPNLILASLSVPGMEKNIDGLNARKLPYIILNPNSLEEIANDIRVVGEALNDARLGDKKAGEFLAEVKAFKEKAFEEDHTPSLYWEWWPKPVFTPGRVNWLTEISQLAGAENIFATEHVASFQTDWEDVRKRDPDHICMVWVGIKEEKMRPELVKMRPGWNEMKAIRNNNIHVLEESLFCRPSPRLLEGLKKLSDII; from the coding sequence ATGCGTGTTGTATCTCTCTGTCCGAGCAATACAGAGGTTTTAGCATATTTAGGAAAACTTGATGTGTTAGTTGGTGTAGATGATTATTCAGACTGGCCGAATATGGTATTGGATTTACCGAAAGTCGGTCCAGATCTCTCAATTGATATGGACAAAGTGGAAGCATTGCAGCCAAACCTCATATTAGCGTCTTTGAGTGTTCCTGGGATGGAAAAGAATATCGATGGGTTGAATGCTAGAAAGCTTCCTTATATTATTTTGAATCCAAATTCTTTAGAAGAAATAGCAAATGATATTCGAGTAGTTGGAGAAGCACTAAATGACGCAAGGCTTGGAGATAAAAAAGCTGGAGAATTTCTTGCAGAAGTGAAAGCTTTTAAAGAAAAGGCATTTGAAGAAGATCATACACCATCATTATATTGGGAATGGTGGCCAAAACCAGTATTTACCCCAGGGCGTGTAAACTGGCTAACAGAAATAAGTCAATTGGCAGGAGCGGAAAACATCTTCGCAACCGAGCATGTTGCTAGCTTTCAAACAGACTGGGAAGATGTAAGAAAAAGAGACCCAGACCATATTTGTATGGTTTGGGTAGGGATAAAAGAAGAAAAGATGCGACCGGAATTAGTAAAGATGCGTCCCGGTTGGAATGAAATGAAGGCAATACGAAATAACAATATACATGTTTTAGAAGAATCACTTTTTTGCAGACCATCACCAAGGCTGCTTGAAGGCTTGAAAAAGTTATCTGATATAATCTGA
- a CDS encoding (S)-benzoin forming benzil reductase, with the protein MKYAIVTGVSKGLGESIAKLFMDLNIHVIGLSRSVNKQLENHGDLFTHISCDLANVDTLDSVCDEISDIIFSEETTTIYLVNNAATVEPIDQSMHIKTADLTKHVKLNTIAPMAITNYFLQKTTEKGLQLISVAITSGAAEKPSYGWSAYCSTKASLNMYIKTAALEQEELATGHKVIAFSPGIMDTDMQEKIRSSSEDAFADVEQFKGFKDQNLLKDTDLVGGVVVDILMDDDVENGKIYHVRNYI; encoded by the coding sequence ATGAAATATGCTATTGTTACTGGGGTTTCTAAAGGACTTGGGGAATCGATTGCTAAGCTGTTCATGGATTTAAACATTCATGTGATAGGTCTTTCTCGAAGTGTTAATAAACAGTTGGAGAATCATGGGGATTTATTCACGCATATCTCATGTGATCTGGCTAACGTTGATACATTGGATTCCGTATGTGATGAAATCAGCGATATTATCTTTTCGGAAGAAACGACAACGATTTATTTAGTAAATAATGCTGCTACAGTAGAGCCGATTGATCAATCGATGCATATAAAGACAGCAGACCTTACAAAGCATGTGAAGCTTAATACGATTGCTCCGATGGCAATAACGAATTATTTTCTCCAGAAGACAACTGAAAAAGGGTTACAGTTAATCAGTGTTGCAATTACTTCTGGGGCAGCCGAAAAACCATCCTATGGGTGGAGTGCCTACTGTTCAACAAAAGCCAGTCTGAATATGTATATAAAAACCGCAGCACTTGAACAAGAAGAATTGGCGACTGGTCATAAAGTAATCGCATTCAGTCCAGGAATTATGGACACAGATATGCAAGAAAAAATTCGATCAAGCTCTGAAGATGCATTTGCCGATGTGGAGCAGTTTAAAGGATTTAAAGATCAGAATCTGCTGAAGGATACAGACTTAGTTGGCGGTGTTGTTGTTGATATTTTAATGGATGATGATGTGGAAAACGGCAAAATTTATCATGTTAGGAATTATATTTGA